In Streptomyces sp. NBC_00878, a single window of DNA contains:
- a CDS encoding DUF4236 domain-containing protein: MPLTFRKSFRILPGLRLNINRRSWSITSGGKHGPRRTHSSSGRRTTSMDLPGPFGWRRTTSKRPKGH; the protein is encoded by the coding sequence ATGCCCCTCACATTCCGTAAGAGCTTCCGGATCCTGCCGGGGTTGCGGCTGAACATCAATCGGCGCTCGTGGTCCATCACCAGCGGCGGCAAGCACGGGCCACGGCGTACGCACAGCAGCTCGGGCCGTCGGACCACCTCGATGGATCTGCCGGGTCCCTTCGGCTGGCGGCGCACCACCAGCAAGCGCCCCAAGGGTCACTGA